In Bdellovibrio sp. ArHS, the sequence CGCGACCATGTCCACCCAAGAAGTTTCCTTCAAAGCAGAAAGTCGCGCAGAGAGAAGTTGGCTGTAGGTCAGATTCGGAGTCTCAGGAATGGGAGTCAAATACTGCATTCCCTCCATCCGGATCTGACCATAAACCTGTGCGGGCGTAGAACGCTTGGGCTCTTCAATAGAGCTGACCCCTTCTGCTTGAAGATTCTTCAAGTTCAGGGTCTGAGTTTTCGCATGTGTGTTTACTACAACGCTCGTTAGCGCCGCAGCAAAGTAGGTTCTTACCCTCACGTCCGCCTCTGGCTTTTAGTCCAGCTCATAGAGAATAAGAAAAGGGCTCCAGAGTCAACGGAGCCCAGTGTTAAAGGGTCTCTTCTCGAATACGTTCGCTATCAGGGTAAAAAAACGTCACTCTTCTTGAAATTCTTACCCCTAAAAAAATGTCAGGTTCGCGCGCCTTTAGAGTAAGTGTTCTAGCACCCAATGCGGGTCGTCAATTGGGATGTCGTGGCCGGCCCAAGGGTGCATTGTGGGTTTTAGTCCCCACGTTTCACCGATTCGTAAAGTGCATTGTGGCGACACCAAGCGGTCGCCGTGGCTGCCAAAAAGAGACACCTCGCCAGGAACTTCTTTAGGGAACTGATATTTTGAAGCCGCGACCAGTTGGCGAAAGACATTTTCCATACTCATGGGATTGTTTTTGGTAAATGCCATCAGCGACAGAATCTCAGCTTCGCGGCGTTCGTGACTGTTGGTCACCATCTCTAAAATCGTCTTTTCCCAAAGAGCTTCATCACCCGTCGCTGTCAAAAGCCGGGACGCGCGCAGGAAATTCATCGGATAAAAACGATGATAGAATGGAGAATGCGCCGAAGAACTTGTACAAAAAAGATAAGATTTTTTTACTTCGTGAGGAAATTCACGCATCCATTCGACGGTGATCATCGCCCCCAACGAAACAGAAAGAATATTAAAAGTCTCTCCGTTTTTCACAAATTGCGAGTGCGCCCGCAAATCTTTCACGTAGTCCGCAATCTTGAGAGGGCTTTTTTCTTTGTGACGAGTTCCATTGCCTGGCAAATCGAGCAGTTCGATGTTGTCATTGGGAAATCTGGTCCGCATTTTTTCAACAAACGAACCCCAATGTCCCACTCCGCGAGCCAAGCCCCGCAATAAGATCCAATTTCTATTTTGTGCCATACCAAAGCTCCTGCGCTTTCTGCGCGCACTCTTTTTCCCATTCGCCATTCATCTGCGCCCAAGCCTGCGGGGACGCGACAGCCCGAATTAAAAATTCCATCAAAGTGTTGTGGCGACGGAGCGTGCGGCGATGGCGATGCCCTTTCAAAGGATTGAAGGGACCGTCTGAACGAAAAATTTGCCATGGATTCTTTTTAACCCACATCCACGACCCCATCTCCAGACACAGCGGCAGATATTTCTGCTCAGGTGACGCGACTTTCAAATGCTCGTCGTAAATATAATCCCACAGATCGCCGTGGGTGGTGTAACTTTGCGCTTGCGGTTCCACGCGATAAAAGTGATGCGGATAGGTCCGCTCCAGCAGATCCTTCAAAGAATAAGCTAAAGGAAGATCTGGGAAAGGTTTTATGGTTTTAGCATAAGGAAACCACAGCCTATCCTGAAAACCAAAACCCGAGTGCAGGTCCAAAGTCACCGCCAACGGACTGTCTTTGATCTCGTTCTGCACGGCTTGCACCAAAGCCTGTGCCTCGATCTCCATCGGCTGATCGACAGGCCCCCGATACCAGGGTAGTTTTGCACTCAAACGATGCCCACCCACCCAGCGCGCTGGATTGTCGCCCTCGACGGGAGCATTGCGCATCAAATCGACGCCGTGGGGATTGGACCTTGTTTTGCGATAGATGCCTACGGGATTCACCGTCGGAATGAAAAAGACGCGAATGTTTTGCAGCGTGGTCTGCACTGTTTTATCCCAGGTCACCAATTCGGCCAAAGAATTCATCAAGGCCACACAGACTTGCGCACCGATGCGCTCAAGCCCATGCACGCCTCCCACAAAACCTAAGACGGGCGCCTGCGGATGGTTGCTACCGAAAGAAATTTTATAGATCGGAAACCGCACATTATCGGCTTCGCTATATGCCAGTATTTCCGATCGCACCGAGGTTCCCAAATCCTGGATTCGCTTTTCAATTTGTTGAATTTCAGGAAGAGTGTTCATAGGCTCCTATTGTTGGCTAATCGTGTGCGCTCTCCAACGCATAACGCTTAAAGCCATTGAAGGGTCATTGCACCTCGATTCTAAGAAGAGTAACCTTCGTTTATCAGGAGAACAAGTTATGATGAGTCTAGAAACTCTGCTTCAAAAAATGTGGATCGACTATTGCGAACTCAACCCTGCCGCAAAACGCATTCATGACATCTTGGCTGCAGAAGGTGAAACTGTACTGAACGACCACATCGCTTTGCGAACATTCAATCATCCGCGTTTGGGAATTGAATCCCTGGCTCAACACTTCAAAAAATTCGGCTATGTTGAAAAAGGGGATTACACTTTTGTTGAAAAGAAGCTTTTTGCGAAACATTACCAACACCCCAATGAAGACATGCCAAAAATCTTCATCAGTGAACTAGAGCTTGAAAAAGTGTCTCCATTCATTCGCGAAACCGTCAACAAATTGGTCGAGCAATTACCTGATTCTTTAATCCAGAGTGAAACTTTTCCGATGTGTGGTCGTCCTTGGAAAGTCAGTTATGAATTGTACGCTCAGTTGGCCAAAGAAAGTGAATATGCTTCCTGGGTGGCCGCGTATGGTTTCCGCCCCAACCATTTCACCGTGAATATCAATAAGCTTAAAAAGTTTCCGGATATTTTGGCCCTGAACGATTTTATAAAAAGCCAAGGCTACACTCTGAACAAATCCGGCGGCGAGGTGAAAGGCACACCTGCGGATTACCTTGAGCAAAGCTCGACCATGGCGTCAGAAATTCCCGTCAAATTTGACGATGGCAGTATGCACAACATTCCCGGTTGTTATTATGAATTTGCCAAACGTTATCCTTTGGCTGATGGCAAGTTGTATCAAGGATTTGTCGCGAAGTCTGCTGACAAGATTTTTGAAAGTACGAATAAGGCCACTTAACTAAGCGGCCCCGCGGATCAGTTTTTCGAAAGTTTCTCTGTCCGATTCTTGCTGGCCCCAATGCTTGTGGGCCTGCAGGAAAGTCTGCACCAACTGGGGATCAAATTGAGTTCCCGAACATCGTTTTAGCTCTGCATACACCACTTCCAAAGGAAGTCCTTTACGATAGGCGCGCGTTTCAGACATCGCGTCGTAGGTATCTACAACAAGAATGATCCTTGCTAAAAGTGGCACCTCGTCACCGCGCTTTTTATCGGGGTAACCGGTACCATCCACCCGCTCGTGATGGCCACGAATCGCCGGCAGAATTTCTGAAAAGAAGGTATGTCGAGAAAGGGGCTTGATAATTTCTTCGCTTAAGACCGGATGACTTTGCATCACCAAATGCTCTTGATCATCCAGCTTTCCCGGCTTCGCAATAATGCTTTGAGGAACACCGATTTTACCAATGTCGTGAAAAAGACCCGCGAACTCGGCAAGCTTTTGCTGATATTCGTTAAGACCCGCATCGCGCGCCAACTTACGCGACATCTCACCGACTCGACAGCAGTGCGCATACGTCGCCGGATCAACGGCTTTCAATGATTGCATGAGTGCCTGCGCCGACTCGTAAGCCCACGCCGGAATGTCTCCCCATGAAGACGACATACGGCTCCCTTCTCCCCTGACCTCCTATTTTTCGGATTCTGGGAGGTAAAACTTAAATAAAAGAAATTTCCACGTCTCACCCTGGTCCAACTTGAGGTTGACAGTTTGTTGCGTGATTGAAAGACTTTTCAATGAAAGTGATTCATCTTGAAACAGTTTTAATTCCTGAAAGGTTCCTATGAAAAAGTGGCTTCTTGTCTTGGCGATAATGACTTTTTCTTCCGCCTCGTTTGCGCAGAAAATCAAAGTGCGCAAAGTGAAAGGCAACCAAGCCGTGATCGAGTTTTCCGGCGGCGCTTTACAACCTGGAAACGTCTATGAGTTGGCGCCCGATGAATTCGGCGAATCTTCGGCCGTGTCCACGTCCCGCAAATACTTAGTAGGCTTGAGTTTTAATTTTGAAAACACCAAGGCGGATACGGCCGGCGCCGAGAATGAAACCGACATCAACCTTTTGGGGAAATTTGGCTGGAACTTCGGGACCTATGAAGTGGGACCCTTGATCAGCTATTCCTCAACGGCTATCGGCAGTGTGACGACGACGACTTACAAATTCGGAGGCTTCGGCGACTATAATATGATTGCCAACACCCCCGGCGAAGCATTCGTTTACGGTTTGGGGGGCTTTGCTACCATGGGCCAGCGAGACAGCGGAACCGGATCAAAAATTGATGTGATGGATTTCTTCGTAGGACCTTTTGCAAAATGGTTCCCCACTGGAACGGGCGTGGGTTTCCGTCTTGATGGCGGCTACATTTATCAAAAAGTTTCCGGCGGCGTCGGTGGTGATGCGACCATAACCGGCCTGTCTTTCACCGCCGGGATTATTGCCTATTTTTAACAAAATCCTGACATACTTCTGCAGAGGGGCTCTTGAAGAGCCCCTTTTTTTTTAGTATTTGAAGCTAAAAAAGGAAACTGTATGAAGCCATTCATCATGGCCCTTGGAATGTCCTGGATTCTTCTCTCGACACCAGTTCAAGCTCAAAACTTGGGACTAACACTGCCCAACAGTTCTTGCTCTTGCACCACCAGCGCACAGGATTCACTGGAAGAACCGCAAAGTTTTAAAAGCGGAAAGTTTCAAGGCCAGTGCATCGACTCTTGTCGCTTCCGTCCAGCCCGCATTTTAGAAAACCAAAAAGAATTGACTGTAGCCAACATCCTTCATTTTGGCAGCTATTATAAAACCACCCTGAATCTGCAGGACTTCGAAAAAATAGAAATGGGCTTTGAAAATTTTCTGCCGGGCATTTCCCATGTGGTTTTACGTTTTACACTTCATGGCAAAGCACCCGCCTTGCGACTGGTCCACCAAACAGATACCGAGAGACCGCCGGTGTTGGTGCGAACTCTGGTCCTCTCCTCTGAAGGCGTGCCGCCCAAAGATCACAAATACACATTGCTGGAAGCCTATCTGGGGAATTTTCTTTTGGTGCATCGACTGGTCACCGGTGAGGAATTTACCCGTTGGGTGGCGGAATACAAACATCCCTCGACCTTTCTGCCTTTGATCGTGCCAGCGGGAAAGGTGGGGAAAATACTTTTAAAAGGAATCCAAGAAAGTGATCAACAACGCCTGCAAAGCGTGTACGCTTTGTTTTCGAATAACTGCGCAACCAGCGCCTTTCGCTTTTTAGATTCCGAACTGCCTGCAACCAGAAATACCTGGCAACGTCTGCAGGAGGCTCTGCCCATTGCAGGCCCCTTGGGAACGCAAAGTGCCTTGCGTGAACGAAAACTTTTTTAAGCAGCGCGATCTTCAAAGGTGACGTAGACCATCGTTTGGTTCAAAAGCATATAAGCGATTTCACCAAACGTCATCGGGCCTACGATGTCACCGGTCTTCTTTCCTTTAAGATTTGCGTATAAGAAGTTTAGGATACAGTTGCATGAAAAAGTCGGGTTTTGTAAACCCATTTCCTTCAGAACTTTTTCGAACTCAGCTTCATAGTTATTCACTGGATCTGCGAATTTATATTCTACATCAGAAAAAACCGGCGCATAAAGCTGCACGGTTTTAGCTTCTTCGTTCAGCGCCATAATACTGACGTTGATCATAGCCCCGGAATAATTCGCCACCATGGGAAGCTGAGTATCGATATTTTTCTCTTTCAGATAGTCACAAAAATTTCTGGGCTGCCCATTAATACTACACTCCCCCACTTCAAAGCCTGTGCTTTTAAAACGAATCGAGTCACCCTCTCCTTGCTTGAAGAGATTCAGAATATTGACCTTGCCGAACTTATTGCTGCGAAGTGCAAGATGCAAAACAATAGCTCGATCAGAATAGGAGGTGCCACTGAAGCCATCGTAGACCTTGGCCTGCTTGGGAGTTTCGCCAAGCAAGTGAAAGCCACTGACCCAACCCAATAATGGTCTGTCGAACAGTCCCGGAAAGTTAACACACTCTTTGGCAAATGCTTTGTGAACCTCGGAAAAGGCAGGAATAATGATAAAAGATGCACCATTTTCCTCATAGTCCTGTGGAATATTCTTAAGATCTGAAGTGTCATAACAAATCGCCTTACTGCTGATCACGAAGTCAGGAAGCTCGACCACCTGAATAAGCTGGTTGGTCTCGATGCCGCCCCACTCTGACATAAAATAGGGAATGGTGCCCCCGATCCAGGCGCCACGAGGGAGCTGACTTAGAAGTAAGTCGTTCCCCGCAAGTAACAGTCTTCTTCCGGACCGAATCATCTGAGCAACTTCATCAACATTAAAAAGTGTTTTCAAGTTAGCTCCCTTTCCCAAAGATACATTTAATGTCATCAGAAACTGCATGTTCGTTCTTCTTAAAAAAATCATACGCAATAGTAACAGCTTCGCCAATCCTCTCGGATGAAGGATCTCCCGCGACCAGTCGTCTGACACGCGTCAGGATCATTTTGCTGGCCAACGCCTGCAAGGGGAGTTCGTTTTGATTAACGACAAGACTTCGCCAGCGAGGATCATCTTTAGGTGGCAGCATTTATGATTCACTTTCAAAAAGGTAAAAGTCCTACGTATTCCTATCGGCCTTATTCCAATAAAGTATATGGAATAAACTCACAACAAGATTACATTCACATGAGAATTCAGAAATAGAATTCAGTACTACCTTGAACGGCCGAAAAGACAGGCCAGAGGTTCCCATGAAACCCCATCCCACAGCGATTCTTATTATTATCGCGCTGATAGTTTCGGCGTTACTGATTCAAAGTCTTTTTGTGAGAGAGGCTCTGATCGACTACATTTTTGACGCTCTTTGTATCTTAATGATCATCTGCTCATTTATTTCTTTGGCCTTATGCCTTCTCTATTTTGAAGTCCAGGGCCACGTCAGAAAAAACATTGCTGCTCTAGAAAGCAAAACTCGGGAACTTCAGGAGCAAAAAGGCCTAGCTCTGCAATCCGCGAAAATGTCCGCTCTTGGTGAAATGGTTGCCGGCATGGCTCATGAAATCAACACACCCTTGGCGGCAATTAAAATGTTTTTATCAGAGGCGATTTATGAACTCGACCATAACAAATCCGACTCAACCACTGTCATCAACTATCTTCACAAATCCGACATGACCATCGACCGCATTTCAAAAATCATCAAGGGTCTGAAGACCTTTTCCCGTTCTGGAGAGGCAGATCCATTTCAGACGTATTCCGTTCAGGAAGCGATTGAGGATGCCATGATTCTTTGTGGCGACCGTTTCAATGTCGATGGGGTCGATCTGCGCTGGGAAATTCCCGCGGAAACAATCACTATTGAATGTCGGCCGGTGGAAATTACTCAAGTTCTTTTGAATCTAATGGGAAATGCTTTGGACGCCGTCAGCAAGCTAGAGCAAAAATGGATCGAGCTCAATGTCTCACATACTCCAGACTTTGTACAAATGCGGGTGACCGATTCCGGTCCAGGAATAGACCCTTTGCTTTTGGAAAAAATATTTCAGCCGTTTTTTACCACGAAGGACGTAGGCAAGGGCACAGGTATTGGATTGAGCGTTTCCATGGGGATCGCCAGGGGGCATAACGGGCGCCTTTTTATTGATCCGGGACATGTGAACACGAGCTTTGTGATAGAGATCCCCAAAAGACAGGGACTGCGGGTCGAAGACCTTTCTTTAGAAGGTGTTATATGAAAAAGATTCTTTTGGTTGAGGATGATGACTTCTTTCGGTCGGCCGTGAAAGACTTTTTGAACAAATCTTTCGAGGTGCACGAAGCAGAAAACGGACTTCATGCCCGCAACCTTCTTTCTGAAAATTTAGATCCCGACATTATTCTTACGGATATAAAAATGCCCAAGATGACCGGCATCGAATTATTGGAATGGGTGCAACTCCATAAGCCCTCAATTCCCGTAATTCTTATGACAGGATTTTCCGAGGTTCTGGAGACAAAGCGAGCTCACGACCTGGGTGCCAAAGACTTCATCCCGAAACCTTTCAAATCGGCCGAGCTTCTAACAAAGCTCAATCGCCTCTTAAGCGGCACCTCGCCGTGGAAAATCGATGATGGAAAAGACGCCGACTTTTGTTCACTACCCGTTGAAGACTTTCTGAGCGAAAAAAACACTCAGTACGGCATTTTTGTGAAGGTAGCCGCAGATAAATATATTAAAATCGCTCATCATGGAGGCAAGATCGCGGAAGAAAAACTGCGCGTCTTTAAAGAAAAAGGCGTGCACTTTCTTTACGTAAAACAGGCGGACTTTGCGAGCATTGTCGGTTTCACAGTGAACCTTTCTAAAGTCGTCAATGCCACTGACAGTGTTCAAGATTCCAAAAAATTACGCTTTGTGAAATACACCGGCGGATTGATTGTGCAACAAGCCTTCGTTCAGGGGACGGACAAGGCTCTTTTTAACAATGCCAAAGATTTTTTAACCTCAAGTGTATCCGTCATCACGGATTCAGATGACGCCATGACAATTCTGGAACAACTGAACGATCACAATGATTATCTTTACTCTCACAGCTTGGGTGTCAGTATGTATGCCGTGATGATCGCAAAAAAAATGTCCATCAATTCCCCACAAACTCTTTTTAAACTCGCCATGGCAGGTCTGTTTCACAACATCGGCTTTAAAGAGCTTCCTCAAGACGTCTTGCAAAAAAGTCGCTTCAAGCTGACAAAAGAAGAACGCATGTTGATCGAATCCCACCCGGCACGGGGCAAAGAAATTCTGGAGTCCATTAAAGGCATCCCGACGGACGTGATTCACATGACTTACGAACATCATGAGGATTTAATGGGAACGGGGTATCCCCGACGTATTGATAAAAGGAAAATTCATCCCCTGACACGAATCATCTCGACGGCGGATGCGTTTTGCTGCCTGACGCTAAAAAATCCTGACAATGAGGCCCCTTTGGACGGAAGCTCTGCCGTGTCCCGTTTGCGGGAAACCAAACAGAGTCTGCTGGATCCCGATTGCTTAAAAAGCCTTACTGCGTTGTTTCCCTTGAAGAAGGTGGCATAAAAAAAGACCCACGTTTTAGCGTGGGTCTTTGGCATTTTTATGAATGCAACTTAGAAATTACCAGTTGAAAGATTCAACGTCGTAACCCCAGTTAGCAAGAGCTTTTTTGTACATGCCCTTCATGAACTTTTGCGCTTGGTGAGGTTTCAAACCAAGTTCAGAAGCAGATCTGTTCGTGATGTCTTGCATTCCTGCAGAATCACCCAAAGCCAAATCTTTCGCCGCTGCCAAAGCGTCAGAGAACTGAACACCGAATACAGCTTTGAATGTTTTGTCCATATCTTTTTCTGAAGTTGTACCACGCTCAGCCGCAGCTACCGCCCAAGAATTCAATGCTGAAGCAACTGCCACCGCTTTATCTTGTTTGAAGCCGTATTCTTTCATCAACTTCTCAGAAGCTTTTTTAACAAGCTGTTTGTTCGCGTCAGAGTTCAAAGCCGCGAAGTTTGTGTCTGAAGCAGACGAGGATGTTTTATCGTTGATTGCTTGACCGTAGTTAGACTCACCTGAGTTGGCATTGTAAAGAACGCCGTTTTTACCCAACCAGTAAGTACCATTGCGGATATCTTCCCAGAAGAAGCCTGTTGTTCCTACACCGATAGAAGTTCCACCCACGTAACCAGCAAATTCTGACACGTCAGCGTAGTACTGGAAGTAACCAAGATCGTTGTAAACGGCAGCTCGTCCAGAAGAGTCAAATTTAACATACCAAAGATCATCAGAGCCATAACCGTAGTTGTTGTAGTCTGGGTCCTCAGTCACCGTGATACGAGTTCCGTCAGCGCGCAAGAATGTACAACCTGGAGTTGCTTCTTGAGTCGTACAAACATCGCCGTATACAGTCTCATATGGGTAGTAAAGTGTGCCGCCACCGCCGCCAGTGCCGCCACCACCACCGCCGCCGCCACCGCAGGCTGCAAAGCTAGTCGCTACTACTGACGCAAGAAGAGTGCGCAATACATTTTTCATTTGTGGTTCCTCCTATGTGTTTTCAATTCGTTTCTATGTGTGTTGTTTAAAACCTAATACGTCAAATTAACTCTGAGTAACTTGTCCCCGCAGTAGTAGTCGAAAGAGTGAGCCCCTTTCGCACCATCGAAGACAGGTGTCTCCATCGAACGGCATCCCGAAGACTTAAATCTTAAGCGCGCCGGTGACACCAGTTCGATCGCAGATCCATCCTTTGCAAAAACCGGTACCAACATTTTGACACCACGGCTGAGGCCGGCGCTTTCCGTTGTAAAGATCCCTGGAACCTTGGTTGATGCATTGCGCGTATCACGCAAAGTTAAGGGGATGTACAGACTGACAAAGAGGTTGTCTGGGAAGAAGGTATAACGGTCTAAACTCTTACTCCAAACCTCGCCGGAAATGAGGTCATGGTACTGAATTTCAGAATTTGTAAGAACAAAGGCCCCCTTGCGCTGCTGCCCAGCGAACACGGCGCGGACCCTTAAAGCGGAGTCAAATTGGGACCGCTGTGCCCCCAACTGACGATCCAGAAGGTCGTAGTTCTTATTATCAAACAAAGTCAGGCGCTGCTTGCGGCTAAGGCCTTCGCCGAACCAGAAGCTGCCAGCGAACTCATCTTTGTTGTAGTCAAGGTTTTGAATCTTATCCACGCGAGTATCCAAAATGTTTCGGTAAACATTCGCATCATGGAAAAGATCCAATTCCATAAAGTTCTCGATTTGACCATTAACCACTTCCGCCGTGGCAAAGTCATACAGATAGGACGGCTTGGCTTCAGAACCCTGATTCTTCGCTAAAAGAATGGCAATACGTCCCGCTTCAATCTGGTCCTGGCGCGGCTGAATAATGTCGACGATTTGATAGTCTTCGTAGTCACGCAACGCCTTAAGCTGATTTTTTTCATTCAAGAAATACAGACGTAACTTAGATTGCTCGCGGTTGTCAGGATTTTCCCAATAGTCTTTCAGATCCCTTTTACGATCCGGATCTTTACCGCCGCCCAACCAAGTAGGACGCTTCGTTCCACCAATGGTTTGCCAATAAATCTGTGATGCATCGACGGGCATTGCTGCCATAACGCCGTCATATTTAAAGCTGTCGACAAGCTTCAGCGATGAGTTGAATACAAAGAACGACGTCGGCGAACCTTTAGAGTCCTCTTCTTCGGATTTATCCTCAAGAACTCCCAACACATACTCGCTGTGACCATCGCCATCCATGTCCATGCGCGCGGTCACTTTGTCCATCAGATTTTCACTATTGCCTTCAATCTGAATCTTCGTGCCACTGGAAGCTTTGTAAGTGCCGTTTCCAGCGTCAGCCACCAAATAGAGCTGCCAGGTGTTTTTGTTTTCGATCAACGCTAGATAGTCACGTTGATTCGTATTCGCATCCAAGTTCTGATCTAAAGGAATGAAAGAGAATCGCCCTTTCGGCATCCCCACTATCGGGAAAGTTTGAATATCGCTGCC encodes:
- a CDS encoding alpha/beta hydrolase; this encodes MAQNRNWILLRGLARGVGHWGSFVEKMRTRFPNDNIELLDLPGNGTRHKEKSPLKIADYVKDLRAHSQFVKNGETFNILSVSLGAMITVEWMREFPHEVKKSYLFCTSSSAHSPFYHRFYPMNFLRASRLLTATGDEALWEKTILEMVTNSHERREAEILSLMAFTKNNPMSMENVFRQLVAASKYQFPKEVPGEVSLFGSHGDRLVSPQCTLRIGETWGLKPTMHPWAGHDIPIDDPHWVLEHLL
- a CDS encoding M14 family zinc carboxypeptidase, which codes for MNTLPEIQQIEKRIQDLGTSVRSEILAYSEADNVRFPIYKISFGSNHPQAPVLGFVGGVHGLERIGAQVCVALMNSLAELVTWDKTVQTTLQNIRVFFIPTVNPVGIYRKTRSNPHGVDLMRNAPVEGDNPARWVGGHRLSAKLPWYRGPVDQPMEIEAQALVQAVQNEIKDSPLAVTLDLHSGFGFQDRLWFPYAKTIKPFPDLPLAYSLKDLLERTYPHHFYRVEPQAQSYTTHGDLWDYIYDEHLKVASPEQKYLPLCLEMGSWMWVKKNPWQIFRSDGPFNPLKGHRHRRTLRRHNTLMEFLIRAVASPQAWAQMNGEWEKECAQKAQELWYGTK
- a CDS encoding DUF1338 domain-containing protein, which codes for MMSLETLLQKMWIDYCELNPAAKRIHDILAAEGETVLNDHIALRTFNHPRLGIESLAQHFKKFGYVEKGDYTFVEKKLFAKHYQHPNEDMPKIFISELELEKVSPFIRETVNKLVEQLPDSLIQSETFPMCGRPWKVSYELYAQLAKESEYASWVAAYGFRPNHFTVNINKLKKFPDILALNDFIKSQGYTLNKSGGEVKGTPADYLEQSSTMASEIPVKFDDGSMHNIPGCYYEFAKRYPLADGKLYQGFVAKSADKIFESTNKAT
- a CDS encoding HD-GYP domain-containing protein, yielding MSSSWGDIPAWAYESAQALMQSLKAVDPATYAHCCRVGEMSRKLARDAGLNEYQQKLAEFAGLFHDIGKIGVPQSIIAKPGKLDDQEHLVMQSHPVLSEEIIKPLSRHTFFSEILPAIRGHHERVDGTGYPDKKRGDEVPLLARIILVVDTYDAMSETRAYRKGLPLEVVYAELKRCSGTQFDPQLVQTFLQAHKHWGQQESDRETFEKLIRGAA
- a CDS encoding ATP-binding protein; its protein translation is MKPHPTAILIIIALIVSALLIQSLFVREALIDYIFDALCILMIICSFISLALCLLYFEVQGHVRKNIAALESKTRELQEQKGLALQSAKMSALGEMVAGMAHEINTPLAAIKMFLSEAIYELDHNKSDSTTVINYLHKSDMTIDRISKIIKGLKTFSRSGEADPFQTYSVQEAIEDAMILCGDRFNVDGVDLRWEIPAETITIECRPVEITQVLLNLMGNALDAVSKLEQKWIELNVSHTPDFVQMRVTDSGPGIDPLLLEKIFQPFFTTKDVGKGTGIGLSVSMGIARGHNGRLFIDPGHVNTSFVIEIPKRQGLRVEDLSLEGVI
- a CDS encoding HD domain-containing phosphohydrolase gives rise to the protein MKKILLVEDDDFFRSAVKDFLNKSFEVHEAENGLHARNLLSENLDPDIILTDIKMPKMTGIELLEWVQLHKPSIPVILMTGFSEVLETKRAHDLGAKDFIPKPFKSAELLTKLNRLLSGTSPWKIDDGKDADFCSLPVEDFLSEKNTQYGIFVKVAADKYIKIAHHGGKIAEEKLRVFKEKGVHFLYVKQADFASIVGFTVNLSKVVNATDSVQDSKKLRFVKYTGGLIVQQAFVQGTDKALFNNAKDFLTSSVSVITDSDDAMTILEQLNDHNDYLYSHSLGVSMYAVMIAKKMSINSPQTLFKLAMAGLFHNIGFKELPQDVLQKSRFKLTKEERMLIESHPARGKEILESIKGIPTDVIHMTYEHHEDLMGTGYPRRIDKRKIHPLTRIISTADAFCCLTLKNPDNEAPLDGSSAVSRLRETKQSLLDPDCLKSLTALFPLKKVA